In one Patescibacteria group bacterium genomic region, the following are encoded:
- a CDS encoding type II toxin-antitoxin system antitoxin SocA domain-containing protein has protein sequence MSNTKEVGQMASDVAKYFLYRAKEDGDYISPLRIQKLVYYGYVWPLVLNEKKLFSEQLEAWPNGPVVPSLYKELKSYVSSPIDDKYLKIKTPKEFSEFLHLKFDEDTLDVLDQVYNQYMTKTPFELVLLTHNEAPWKKARERMDNGGTNNIFDSDILEYYSKTT, from the coding sequence ATGTCTAATACAAAAGAGGTGGGGCAAATGGCTTCTGATGTGGCGAAATATTTTTTGTATCGAGCAAAAGAAGACGGGGATTATATTTCCCCTCTAAGGATTCAAAAGCTGGTTTACTACGGCTATGTGTGGCCCCTAGTCCTTAATGAAAAGAAGTTATTTTCTGAGCAGTTAGAAGCATGGCCTAATGGCCCAGTTGTACCAAGCCTCTATAAAGAGCTGAAATCTTATGTTTCGAGCCCTATAGATGACAAGTACCTTAAAATTAAAACCCCAAAAGAATTTTCTGAGTTCTTGCATCTCAAATTTGATGAAGACACGCTTGATGTTCTTGACCAAGTTTATAACCAATATATGACAAAGACACCATTCGAGCTTGTACTCCTAACTCATAATGAGGCGCCCTGGAAAAAGGCACGAGAACGAATGGATAATGGCGGCACAAATAATATTTTTGATTCAGACATACTCGAGTACTATTCAAAAACAACTTAA
- a CDS encoding glycosyltransferase codes for MLSFINLVRLTFFSVASDLYDIKTIGRKDDADENQRYYSHHYHPLITIIVPAHNEEVALYRNLVSIVKSSYKNVELIIVNDSSDDRTKNIALLFQRKFRGKLKKIKVLNVNVRGKAKAMNKGLRFAKGSLFMCLDADSVLTKDALKIAVEFFREKRVGALASNVKIIPGKGMLNLLQRIEYMLNHQMKKAEAMTRIQYIVGGVGSMYRMRILRTLNGYDTDTITEDIDLSMKMILHYKDKKFIGYDPSMVVFSESVASIPELLKQRNRWKYGRYQAFLKRRDLFFSKDRKLGKLLSWFYLPYALFSEIISAIEPLMIGYILYLIFVNGDFTTIAGSVLTFCFYTVILTSGATQGYSIYERTKFAVMVPIAYLLMYILSCVEYIATIKGFYSIPKLLREHRTGVGGCEWTHVKRAGGAVSQ; via the coding sequence ATGCTCAGTTTTATCAATCTTGTACGGTTGACATTTTTCTCTGTTGCTAGTGATCTATACGACATCAAAACCATCGGGCGAAAAGATGATGCGGACGAGAATCAACGATATTATTCTCATCATTATCACCCACTTATTACCATTATCGTTCCTGCACACAATGAGGAAGTTGCCCTGTATCGCAATCTTGTGAGTATTGTGAAAAGTTCATACAAAAATGTTGAGTTAATTATCGTAAATGATTCCAGTGATGATAGAACAAAAAATATTGCTCTTCTCTTCCAGCGCAAATTTAGAGGAAAACTCAAAAAAATTAAGGTTCTTAATGTTAATGTCCGCGGCAAGGCGAAAGCAATGAATAAAGGCTTGAGATTCGCCAAGGGCTCGCTCTTTATGTGTCTTGATGCCGACTCGGTACTAACAAAGGACGCGCTGAAAATAGCCGTTGAATTTTTTCGCGAAAAGAGGGTTGGTGCTCTCGCATCCAATGTAAAAATCATTCCCGGAAAAGGCATGCTCAATCTCCTCCAGAGAATTGAGTATATGCTAAATCACCAGATGAAGAAAGCCGAAGCGATGACCCGCATACAATATATTGTTGGAGGAGTCGGTTCTATGTACAGAATGAGAATACTGCGTACTTTAAACGGTTATGATACCGATACGATCACCGAGGATATCGACCTATCGATGAAAATGATATTGCACTACAAAGACAAGAAATTTATCGGCTACGATCCGTCGATGGTAGTTTTCTCTGAGTCGGTTGCCAGCATCCCCGAGCTTCTGAAACAACGAAACCGCTGGAAATATGGCCGTTACCAGGCGTTTTTGAAAAGGCGCGATCTTTTCTTTTCAAAAGATCGAAAACTTGGAAAGTTGCTTTCATGGTTTTATCTGCCATATGCTTTATTTTCCGAAATAATTTCTGCTATCGAGCCACTTATGATTGGATATATTCTTTATTTAATCTTCGTAAACGGAGATTTTACTACAATTGCAGGCTCAGTCCTTACTTTTTGTTTTTATACCGTTATTCTCACGAGTGGAGCAACGCAAGGATATAGTATATATGAAAGAACAAAATTTGCTGTCATGGTTCCGATTGCATATCTCTTGATGTATATACTTTCTTGTGTCGAATATATCGCAACAATTAAAGGATTTTATAGCATTCCAAAACTCTTGCGCGAACACAGAACCGGTGTTGGTGGATGTGAATGGACTCATGTTAAAAGAGCTGGCGGAGCAGTATCTCAATAA
- a CDS encoding restriction endonuclease, producing the protein MIEKYIKNYLSTLAVAIIITLVFGSWVIFDYVSIGWVLVFAGFFSVVAVIAFNTFYEENKFVEKQKLDELEGQISRLDLKSRTFEHSAGVYKQSLLEKSSGFPTLNSVISGYEEIRDNYLVNSLVTKRNPAYRAAEVVKEEGRRRRTAEAENRQTQAIIEYYESIAPFLLDFKDEIIEDEDIALQEFTDKEKADPVSNFLTKEEYRKLSSAERNQMALDRYWKRPKSKWAIGRMYERYIGYLYEKEGYSVNYHGIFQGLDDLGRDLICHKGKECLIVQCKNWSHFKTIHEKHIFQLFGTFFQYRDANPDKKPKAVFYTSTSLSDLARRFANELDIDLVENCKMDIGYPCIKCNIGKNKEKIYHLPFDQQYDTTTIEVNKGELYCSTIAQAEKAGFRRAYRWHGTK; encoded by the coding sequence TTGATTGAAAAATACATCAAAAACTATCTCTCAACACTAGCTGTGGCCATAATAATAACCTTGGTTTTTGGCTCATGGGTTATATTTGATTATGTTTCTATTGGATGGGTCTTGGTTTTTGCCGGGTTTTTTTCTGTGGTTGCAGTAATAGCATTCAATACTTTTTATGAGGAAAATAAATTCGTTGAGAAGCAGAAATTGGACGAGCTTGAAGGACAAATTAGCCGTCTCGATCTCAAAAGTCGAACATTCGAACACTCGGCTGGGGTTTACAAACAATCTTTACTTGAAAAAAGCTCCGGCTTTCCAACACTGAATTCAGTGATTAGCGGGTATGAGGAGATTAGAGACAATTATTTGGTTAATAGTCTGGTTACTAAAAGGAATCCAGCCTATCGGGCTGCTGAGGTTGTCAAGGAAGAGGGTCGCAGAAGAAGAACCGCAGAGGCTGAAAATCGTCAAACTCAAGCAATAATAGAATATTACGAATCAATTGCACCATTTCTGTTAGACTTTAAGGACGAGATTATTGAAGACGAGGACATTGCTCTGCAAGAATTTACGGACAAGGAAAAGGCTGATCCTGTATCAAATTTCTTGACCAAAGAAGAATATCGAAAACTCTCCTCTGCAGAAAGAAATCAAATGGCGCTGGATCGCTATTGGAAGCGTCCTAAATCAAAGTGGGCTATTGGCAGAATGTATGAGCGCTATATAGGTTATCTTTACGAAAAAGAAGGTTACAGCGTAAATTATCACGGCATATTTCAAGGGTTGGATGACCTTGGCCGTGACCTGATCTGCCACAAGGGCAAGGAATGTCTGATTGTGCAGTGCAAAAATTGGTCTCATTTCAAAACTATTCATGAAAAACATATCTTCCAGCTCTTTGGCACTTTTTTCCAATACAGAGACGCCAATCCGGACAAAAAACCTAAAGCGGTATTTTACACCAGCACAAGCCTGTCTGATTTGGCTCGGAGATTTGCCAACGAGCTGGATATTGATCTAGTAGAAAATTGCAAAATGGACATCGGATACCCTTGTATTAAATGCAATATCGGAAAAAACAAAGAAAAGATTTATCACCTTCCGTTTGATCAACAATACGATACCACAACAATCGAAGTGAATAAGGGAGAGCTATATTGTTCTACAATAGCCCAAGCGGAAAAAGCTGGTTTCCGGAGAGCATATAGGTGGCATGGCACGAAATAG
- a CDS encoding DUF2164 domain-containing protein, with protein MKKEIELNEDDKKILIGEIKDFFRKEFEEDLGDLRAEIVLDFILKKAGPAFYNRGVSDARKWFREKFEDLDADFYVLEK; from the coding sequence ATGAAAAAGGAAATTGAACTAAACGAAGATGATAAAAAAATATTGATCGGCGAGATCAAAGATTTTTTTAGAAAAGAATTTGAAGAGGATCTTGGCGACCTGAGAGCAGAAATAGTTCTGGATTTCATTCTGAAAAAGGCCGGACCGGCATTCTACAATCGCGGAGTTTCCGACGCGCGCAAATGGTTTCGCGAAAAATTCGAAGATCTCGATGCGGAT
- a CDS encoding zeta toxin family protein gives MLIVISGSINSGKSTIAEILAKELPNTASIEIDKLRSFVPFIPLSDELIKLNLKNAADVANNFLKTGLNTIINYPLSKENYDFLVSNIDIDKKDIHAFTLNPKLDIAANNRGARELDEWEAKRVKHHYDIGINNPGFKTTIIDNSSQAPEETAKIILKVLKK, from the coding sequence ATGTTAATAGTAATTAGCGGATCAATCAATTCGGGAAAGTCTACCATAGCGGAAATTTTGGCAAAAGAACTCCCAAATACAGCTTCTATTGAAATCGATAAGCTGCGAAGTTTTGTACCCTTTATCCCGCTCAGTGATGAATTGATTAAACTAAATCTCAAAAATGCTGCCGATGTCGCCAATAATTTTCTAAAAACAGGTTTGAATACTATAATCAACTACCCGCTTTCAAAGGAAAATTACGATTTTCTAGTTTCCAATATTGACATCGACAAGAAAGATATTCACGCCTTTACACTAAACCCGAAGCTTGACATCGCAGCAAATAACCGCGGCGCGCGCGAACTTGATGAATGGGAAGCAAAACGCGTCAAGCATCACTATGATATCGGTATCAATAATCCCGGATTCAAAACCACCATTATAGACAACTCATCGCAAGCTCCGGAAGAAACCGCCAAAATTATTCTGAAAGTCCTTAAAAAATGA